ACAAACACGGGCTCGAGGTCGCCTGTCTACGCATCGGCTCGTTTCGACGCGAGCCCGGCGACTTCCGCCAGCTCTCCACGTGGATCAGCCCGCGCGACACGGTGCAGCTCGTGCGCCGCTGCATCGACGCGCCGCGCTTTCACTTCATCGTGCTCTACGGCGTGTCGGCGAACACCCGCTCGCGCTGGGAGAACCCGCATGCCGCGGCTATCGGCTACGCGCCGCAGGACGACGCGGAGGCTTACGCCGGGCGCTTCGAGGCGCCGCTGCTCGACGGCACCGATCCGGTGGCGGAATTCCACGGCGGCCCGTTCTGCGGGCTCGAGTTCGACGGCGACATGGGCCGGATCGATTGAGAGATCCACACCGCTACGCGATATCGTAACGTCACAAAAACAACCCCGCCGTCGCGGCGGTGACGAGCGTCGCGAGCGTCCCCGACACCAGCGACTTCAGTCCCAGCTCGAGCACCTCGTCGCGGCGCTCGGGCACCATCGCGGTCATGCCGCCGACGAGGATCCCGACGCTGCCGAAGTTCGCGAATCCGCACAGCGCGTAAGTCATGATGATCCGGCTGCGCTCGGACAGCGCGTCCGCCGGCAGCGCGGCCATGTCGAAGTACGCGATGAGCTCGTTCAGCACGGTCTTCGTACCCATCAACGCGCCGGCGGTCATCGCTTCGCTCCACGGCACTCCGGCCAGCCAGACGAGCGGCGCCATCACGTACCCGAAGATGCGCTGGAGCGTGACCGGCGCGCCTCCGACGGCGGGCAGCAGCGAGAGCACGAGGTTCGCCAGCGTCACCAGCGATACCAGCACGATCAGCAGCGCGGCGATGTTGAGCAGCAAGCCGAGACCGTCCGCGGTGCCTCGCACGATGGCGTCCATCGAGCTGCGGCTGCCGCCGGCGATGTCGAGCGTCGCGTCGGCCGGTTTGCCCTGCGGGGGGATCATCAGCGCGGCGACGACGATCGCAGCAGGCGCGCTGATGAGCGACGCGGCGAGGATGTGGCCCATCGCGGCAGGGATGACCGGTCCGAGGATCGTCGCATAGAGCACCATCACGGTGCCGGCGATGCCGGCCATGCCGCACGTCATCACGATGAAGAGCTCGCCGCGCGCAAGCACCGCGAGGTACGGCCGGATGACGAGCGGCGCCTCGACCATGCCGATGAACACGTTCGCCGCGGTCGAAAGCCCGACCGCGCCGCCCACGCCCATGCTCTTCTCGAGCAGCTTCGACATCACTTTCACCACGGCGGGCAGCACGCGCCAGTAGAAGAGCAGCGAGGAGAGCGCGCTCACCACGAGGATGATCGGCAGCGCACGAAACGCGAGCACGAAGGTCGAGCCGGGGCCGCTCTGCGCATACGGCAGCGGCGCGCCGCCCAGATAGCCGAAGACCAGGCCGGTTCCCGCCTGGGTGGCCCGCTCGAGCGCGAGCAGCGCGTCGTTCACGCCGAGGAAGAACTGCTGGAACGGCGGCGCCCTGAGCAGCAGCGCCGCGACGACGATCTGTAGCACGAGACCGGAGAGAACGATGCGCCAGGGCAGCGCACGGCGGTTTTCGCCGATCGCCCAGGCGATGGCGAGAAGGATGAAGAGACCGACCACGCTTTGTAGGCGCAGCGGCATGCGCCTACAAAATCGTATGTAGCGCCGGCAGGCGCCTAAGCACGCCTTTACGCACGGAGGGCCGCAGGCCCGACGAAGCGACCAAGATCTTTCAGGCCCGACGCCATACAGTGCCGCCGGCGCCGTCTTCGAGTACGATCCCGCCGTCGCTGAGCTCTTTTCGTATGCGGTCGGCTTCGGCGAAGTTCTTCGACTTGCGCGCGGCTGCGCGGGCGCCGATCAGCTCTTCGATGCGCTCGGGCGTGAGCCCGCCTTCGCCTTGCGCCGGCAGCGCGTGCAGAAATTCGCTCGCGTCCCGCTGCAGCAGTCCCAGCGTCGCCGCGAGCGACTTCAGCAACACCGCCTGTTTGGCGTCTCCGGTCTTGTTGAGCTCGGTCGCGAGCTCGAACAGCACCGCGATCGCCTCGGGCGTGTTGAAGTCGTCGTCCATCGCCTCGCGGAAGCGCGCGGCGTGCGGCTCGTTCCAGTCGATCGCGGCGGGCGCCGCGTCGTGGCCTTTGAGCGCGGTGTACAGGCGCGTCAGCGCGTGGCGCGCGTCGTCGAGGTGGACGTCGGAATAGTTGAGCGGGCTGCGGTAGTGTGCGCGCGCGATGAAGAAGCGCACCACCTCCGCGTCGTATCTCGCGAGCACCTCGCGCACGGTGAAGAAGTTGCCGAGCGACTTCGACATCTTCTCGTCGTCGACGCGCACGAAGCCGTTGTGCATCCAGTAGTTCACGAACTTGGAGCCGTTCGCGCCCTCGGACTGCGCGATCTCGTTCTCGTGGTGCGGGAACTGGAGGTCCTGGCCGCCGCCGTGGATGTCGAAATGCGTGCCGAGCAGCGCGGTCGACATCGCCGAGCACTCGATGTGCCAGCCCGGACGCCCTTCGCCCCAGGGCGAAGGCCACGAAGGCTCGCCCTGCTTCGCGTGCTTCCACAGCACGAAGTCGAGCGGGTCGTGCTTGTGGGTGTCGACCTCGACGCGCTCGCCGGCGCGCAGCTCGTCGAGCGACTTGCCCGAGAGCTTGCCGTAGCCTTCGAACTTGCGCACCGCGTAGTTCACGTCGCCGTCGCTCGCCTTGTAGGCCAGGCCCTTGTTTTCGAGCGTACGGATCATGTCGAGCATGCCCTCGACGTACTGCGTCGCGCGCGGCTCGTGATCGGGTTTTTCGACGCCGAGCGCGGCGGCATCCTCGTCCATCGCCTGTATGAAGCGCGCGGTGAGCGCGTCGACCGGCTCGCCGTTCTCCTGCGCGCGCTTGATGATCTTGTCGTCGATGTCCGTGATGTTTCGCACGAACGTCACGTCGTAATCGGAAGCGCGCAGCCAGCGCCGCACGACGTCGAATACGACCATCATGCGCGCGTGTCCGACGTGCAGGTAGTCGTACACCGTGATGCCGCACACGTACATGCGAACTTTGCCGGGCGTGAGGGGGAAGAATTGCTGCTTCTCGCGCGCGAGCGTGTTATAAATCTTCAGCATACGGGTGACGAACGAGACGGCCGCAGGGGCTCAGGAGGCACTCAAGAAAACGGCCGGCGTGCCGAAAATAAGAGACCAAGATTCGGGGGCGCGCTGTTTGATTTGCCGGATGTTCTTGGTAGAATTTCGAGGATTTTGCAACTAAGCCGCTGAAAAATTCGGCAAAGTATAACATGAGGCTTCCCCGCAGCATCGCCGCAGTCGTCCTCTCCCTGGGCTTGAGCCTCTCTACCGCCGTCTGGGCTCAAGGGGATCCTCTCCAGGAAGCCAATCAACTCTTCAGGCAAGGCCAGTTCGACAAGGCGATGGACCGGGTGAACGGCTATCTCTCGTCGCGTCCCAAGGACGCACGCGGCCGCTTCCTCAAAGGCCTGATCCTCACCGAGCAGAACAAGCCCGGCGAGGCGATCAAGGTCTTCACCGACCTCTCGCAGGACTATCCCGAGCTCCCGGAGCCGTACAACAATCTCGCGGTGCTCTACGCGTCGCAGGGCCAGTACGACAAGGCGCGCAACTCGCTCGAGATGGCGATCCGCACGCATCCGTCCTACGCGACGGCCCACGAGAACCTCGGCGACATCTACGCCAAGATGGCGAGCCAGGCGTATGACAAGGCGCTGCAGCTCGACCGCAGCAACACCGCCGCGCAGGGCAAGCTGAACCTCATCAAGGAGCTCTTCTCGCAGACGCCGCGCACCCAGACCGCCGCCGCCCCGAGCAAAGGCAGCCAGGTGGCCGTCAACAAGGTCGAGCCGACGCCCGCCCCGCCGTCGCAGCCGGTGCCCGCGCCCGCCGCGCCGGCGAAGTCGGCCGCGAAGTCCGAGACCGTCGCTGCGGCGCCGGCCAAGTCCGCCCCGGAACCCAGGCCTGAAGCGAAAGCCGCTCCGGAGCCCAAGGACACCGCCAAGGCCGCGCCCGCCAAGGCCGCCAACGGCGACGCCGACGTGATGAAAGCCGTCAACGCCTGGGCGCGCGCCTGGGCGTCCAACGACGTGCCGGGTTACCTCTCGTTCTACGCGCCCGACTTCCAGACGCCGAAAGGCATGTCTCGCAGCGCCTGGGAAGCCGAGCGCAAGGCGCGCATCCAGAAGCCGCGCAAGATCGAGGTGGACATCGATAATCCGCGCGTGAAGATGGACGGCAACAAAGCGGTCGTCAGCTTCCGCCAGCATTACCACTCGGGATCGCTGAACGTCACCAGCGCCAAGACGCTGGTCATGGTCCGGAACGGCGACAAATGGCTCATCCAGCAGGAAAGGAGCGGCAGCTGAAGCGCGGCATAGGGGCAGTCTCCACCCTCCTCGGCGCGGCGGTCATCGTCGCGTTCTGCGCCTCCCCGGCTTCGCCGATGAGCGGCAAGCCGGTGCACCAGCCTCCCCGCAGCACCGCAGCGGCAGCGCCGGCGGCCCCGTCGGCCTCGGTCGAGCCGGAAGCGCTGCTCGTCAAGACGCTGCGCGCGATCCAGGACAACAAGCTCGACGTGGCTCTCGCCGAAGTCGAGCAGGTCATCCGCGCGTACCCCAACTTCCGCCTGGCGCACCTCATCAAGGGCGACCTCCTGCTCGCGCGCGCACAGCCGCTGAAGACCATGGGCGCCGCGACCGGCGTGCCGCTCGACCGCGTGGCGGATCTGCGCGCCGAAGCGCAGGCGCGGCTCGCCCGCCAGCTTCACGAGCGCCCGGGCGACCGCATCCCGCGCTACCTGCTCCAGCTCCAGGCCGATCAGAAATACGCGTTCGTCGTCGACACCTCGAAGTCGACGATGTACGTGTTCGAGAACATGAACGGCAGCGCGCGCTACGTCGCCGACTACTACATCAGCAGCGGCAAGCTCGGCGTCGACAAGCTGCGCGAAGGCGACAAGAAGACGCCGCTCGGCGTCTATCACGTCACGAGCAGCATGCCGAAGGAAAAGCTCGCGGACCTCTACGGCGTGGGCGCTTTCCCGATCAACTACCCGAACGAGTGGGACCGGCGCGAAGGACGCGGCGGCAGCGGCATCTGGCTGCACGGCACGCCGTCGGACACCTTCAGCCGGCCGCCGCAGGCGAGCGACGGCTGCGTCGTGCTCACCAACCGCGACCTCGAAGCGATCCGCCAGCGCGTGCAGATCGGTCTCACGCCGGTCATCATCTCGAGCAACGTCGAATGGGTGCAGCCGCAGGCGGTGTCGTCGCTGCGCCAGGAGATCGGCAGCAACCTCGAACAATGGCGCAAGGACTGGGAAAGCCTCGACACCGAGAAGTACCTCAAGCACTACTCGTCGAGCTTCAACTCGAGCGGCCAGGACTACAAGGCGTTCGCCGCGCAGAAGCGCCAGGTCAATTCCGGCAAGCAGTGGGTCAAGGTCAAGCTCGACCGCGTGAGCATGTTCCTCTACCCGGGGAAAGAGCGGCTCGCGGTCGTCACGTTCGACCAGGACTACACCAGCAGCAACCTCGCCAACAAGATGCGCAAGCGCCAGTACTGGCTCAAGGAAGGGGCGGGCTGGAGGATCATCCACGAGGGATCGGCGTGAGGCGGGAAGCAGGGGCCCCACGAAGTGGGGATGCGACCAGCCGAATCGCCGAATGCCGCCGAAGCGACGTGCATGGCGCTTGCGATAGCGGCAACTGAGGCGGCGCGGCCTGACGGCACGCACGGGGCGGCTTGAGCATCCCGCGCTAACCGTTTAAATTCGCAGCATCGATAGGCCGCATCCCGCGGCCTCGCCATTTCCGCTCGAATCCCGATGCTCAAGAAGCTTTTCGCTGTTTTCGCGCTCGTGCTCGCGTCCGTGGCGCACGCGGCCGCTCCCGCCAATCCGCACGTCGAAGTCCGCACCAACATGGGCAGCTTCGTGATCGAGCTGTATCCCGAGAACGCGCCGAACACGGTCAAGAATTTCCTGCAGTACGTGAACGACGGGTTCTACAACGGCACCATCTTCCACCGCGTCATCCCGGGTTTCATGATCCAGGGCGGCGGCTTCACCACCAAGTTCGAAGAGAAACCGACGCGCCCGGCTATCAAGAACGAGGCCGGCAACGGCCTGCGCAACGGCGTGGGCATGGTGTCGATGGCGCGCACCGCGGACCCGCATTCGGCGACCGCACAGTTCTTCATCAACGTCGCGGAAAATCCCACGCTCGACTTCAAGGCGCCGACGCAGGAAGGCTACGGCTACACGCCGTTCGGGCGCGTGGTCAAAGGCTACGACGTGGTCGAGCGCATCGTGAAGGTGCCGACCGGCCCCGGCAAGCCGCCGCACGAGAACGTGCCCAAGAAACCCGTGATCATCGAGCGCATGCACGTGATCGAATCGAAATAGGAAAATCCCATGATCAAATTGCACACCAACCACGGCGTCATCGGCATCGAGCTCGACGAGGCGAAAGCGCCCGAGACCGCCGCCAACTTCCGCGAGTACGTGAAGAGCGGCCACTTCGACAACACGGTGTTCCACCGCGTCATCGACGGCTTCATGATCCAGGGCGGCGGCTTCGAGCCCGGCATGAAGCAGAAAGGCACCCGCTCGCCCATCAAGAACGAGGCGAACAACGGGCTGAAGAACGACAAGTACACCGTCGCGATGGCGCGCACGTCCGATCCTCATTCGGCCAGCGCGCAGTTCTTCATCAACGTCGCGGACAACGCCTTCCTCAACCACACCGGCGCGACCGCCCAGGGCTGGGGTTACGCGGTCTTCGGCAAGGTGGTCGAAGGGCAGGACATCGTCGACCAGATCAAGAAGGTGAAGACCGGCTCGCGCGGCATGCACCAGGACGTACCGCTCGACGACGTGGTGATCGAGCGCGCCGAAGAAGTCTGATTGGGCGCGAGCCTCTTCATCTCCGACCTGCACCTCGCGGCCGAGCGGCCGCGCATCCTCGAGCAGTTCCACGCGTTCGTCGACACGACCGCCCGCGGCGCGGACGCGCTGTACGTGCTCGGCGACCTGTTCGACGAATGGCTCGGTGACGACAACAGCGACGACCCGCTGAACGCCGACGTCGCCTTGGCTTTCGCCAGGCTCGCGGCGAGCGGCACGGCGGTGTACTTCATGCACGGCAATCGCGACGTGCTGGTCGGCGGCGATTTCGCGAAGCGTGCGGGGGCGACGCTGCTCCCGGACCCGACGCTCATCGATCTGTACGGCACGCCGACGCTGCTCATGCACGGCGACACCCTCTGCACCGACGACGTCAAGTACCTCACGTGGCGCGCTTACGCCCACGATCCCGGCAACCAGGCGCGGTTCCTGGGCCAGACCATCGCGGGCCGTCGCGCGGAAATGGAAGCGCTGCAGGCGCGCAACCGCAGCGAGAAGGCCGACAAGAGCGCCGAGATCATGGACGTCAACGCGGATGCGGTGGCCGAGGTGCTGCGCACCCACGGTTATCCGCGGCTCATCCACGGCCACACCCACCGCCCGGCGCGCCACGTCCACGCCGTCGACGGTCGCCGGTGCGAGCGCTACGTGCTCGCCGACTGGTACGAGAGCGGGAGCTACCTGCGCTGCGACGCTTCGGGCTGCGTTTCGGTCGACCTCTGAACCGTAGGGTGCGCGCGAGCGCACCGGGCCTTTCAGCGGTGCGTTGCCACGCACCCTACGTCAGGGTCGCGCAGCTAGCGTAGACCTCGCGCCAGATCCGCCTTGATGTCCTCGATATTCTCGAGGCCGACGGCGACCCGCAACAACCCCTCCCCGATCCCCGCCGCCGCGCGCGCTTCGGGCGTGATGCGTCCGTGAGTGGTCGACGCGGGGTGCGTGATCGTCGTCTTGGTGTCGCCGAGGTTCGCGGTGATCGAGAGCAGCCTGGTGTTGTCGACGACGCGCCACGCGGCTTCGCGGCCGCCTTTGACGTCGAAAGACACGATGCCGCCGCCGGTCTTCTGCTGCTTCATCGCGAGCGCGTGCTGCGGGTGTGACGCGAGCCCCGGGTAATACACGCGCTCGACGGCGGACTGCTCTTCCAGCCACTTCGCGAGCGTCAGCGACGCGGCCGACTGCGCCTCGAGGCGCAGCGCGAGCGTCTCCATGCCCTTGAGGATGACCCACGCGTTGAACGCGCTGAGCGTCGGCCCCGCGGTGCGCAGGAAACCGAGCACGCCCTCGTACACCACGTCCTTCCTGCCGAGCACCGCGCCGCCGAGCACGCGCCCCTGCCCGTCCAGGTACTTGGTAGCTGAATGGATGACGACGTCCGCGCCGAGCTTCAGCGGCTGCTGGAGCGCGGGCGAGCAGAAGCAGTTGTCGACGACGAGCAGCGCACCGGCCTTCTTCGCGACGGCGGACAGCGCGGCGATGTCGTACACCTCGGTCAGCGGGTTCGACGGCGTCTCGACGAACAGCATGCGCGTGGCCGGCGTCACCGCGGCCTGCCACTTCGCGACGTCGGTTCCGGGGACGAACGTCGTCTCGATGCCGAAGCGCTTCATGATGTTGCCCAGGAGCTGTATGGTCGAGCCGAACACGCTCGCCGAGCACAGGATGTGATCGCCCGACTTCAGCAGGCCCATCACGCACGAGAGGATCGCCGCCATGCCCGACGAGGTCGAGATGCAGACTTCCGCGCCTTCCAGCGCGGCGAGGCGCTTCTCGAACACCGTCACCGTCGGGTTCGTGAAGCGCGAATAGATGTTGCCCGGCTCCTGATTGCTGAAGCGCGCCGCGGCCTGCGCCGCGGACTTGAAGACGAAGCTCGAGGTGAGATACAGCGCTTCGGAATGCTCGCCGAACTGGCTGCGCTCGATGCCGCTGCGCACCGCCAGGGTGTCCAGTTGATAGTCGTCGCTCATGACATGTGTGCTTTCGCTGAAGCTGCACGAGGCGTGGGACTCGCGCAGCACTAAAAATAAAAACCCGGTCAGCTCGAAGCTAAACCGGGTTTCCCTCGCTTTAGCCGTATTTATTGAGCGCCCGCAAGCTGAAATCAAATCGGCGCTGGAGTGAGGAAGCTACGCTTCGGTCATGGCCCTGTCAAGTTGCGGACCTCCGATCAAAGCTGTTGAACCGCCAAGGACGCAAAGGAAAAGCAAATACGTCATTGCGAGGAGCGCCAGCGACGAAGCAATCTCGAAACGTTCGACCAGCGTGCGCCACGGGATCGCCACGCCGCCTTCGGCGGCTCGCGATGACACGCTTTGCGTCCTCGGCGGTCGATTGCTTTCGGCTTTTACTCGACGACTTCGAGATCGAGATCCAGCTGATTCTCCGCGGCGACCGCGGCCTCGACGCCTTCCCTGCGCAGCGCTTCCACGCCCTGCAGGTATTCGGGCGTGATGTCGCCGGTGATGTAGATGCCCGAGAAGCACGACGTCTCGAAGTTCTGCACCGCGGGATTGACGCTGCGCACGTCCTCGATCAGCGCGTCGAGATCCTGGTAGATGAGCTCGTCGCAGCCGATCTCCTTGGCGATCTCCGCGTCGGTGCGGCCGGTCGCGATGAGCTCGTCGGGGCTCGGCATGTCGATGCCGTAGACGTTGGGATAACGCACGGGCGGCGCCGCGGACGCGAAGAACACCTTGCGCGCGCCGGCGTCGCGGGCCATCTGCACGATCTCCCGGCTCGTGGTGCCGCGCACGATCGAATCATCGACGAGCAGCACGTTCTTGCCCTGGAACTCCATGCCGATCGCGTTGAGCTTCTGCCTCACCGATTTCTTGCGCGTCGCCTGCCCGGGCATGATGAAC
This genomic window from Burkholderiales bacterium contains:
- a CDS encoding nucleoside transporter C-terminal domain-containing protein, which gives rise to MPLRLQSVVGLFILLAIAWAIGENRRALPWRIVLSGLVLQIVVAALLLRAPPFQQFFLGVNDALLALERATQAGTGLVFGYLGGAPLPYAQSGPGSTFVLAFRALPIILVVSALSSLLFYWRVLPAVVKVMSKLLEKSMGVGGAVGLSTAANVFIGMVEAPLVIRPYLAVLARGELFIVMTCGMAGIAGTVMVLYATILGPVIPAAMGHILAASLISAPAAIVVAALMIPPQGKPADATLDIAGGSRSSMDAIVRGTADGLGLLLNIAALLIVLVSLVTLANLVLSLLPAVGGAPVTLQRIFGYVMAPLVWLAGVPWSEAMTAGALMGTKTVLNELIAYFDMAALPADALSERSRIIMTYALCGFANFGSVGILVGGMTAMVPERRDEVLELGLKSLVSGTLATLVTAATAGLFL
- the cysS gene encoding cysteine--tRNA ligase, with amino-acid sequence MLKIYNTLAREKQQFFPLTPGKVRMYVCGITVYDYLHVGHARMMVVFDVVRRWLRASDYDVTFVRNITDIDDKIIKRAQENGEPVDALTARFIQAMDEDAAALGVEKPDHEPRATQYVEGMLDMIRTLENKGLAYKASDGDVNYAVRKFEGYGKLSGKSLDELRAGERVEVDTHKHDPLDFVLWKHAKQGEPSWPSPWGEGRPGWHIECSAMSTALLGTHFDIHGGGQDLQFPHHENEIAQSEGANGSKFVNYWMHNGFVRVDDEKMSKSLGNFFTVREVLARYDAEVVRFFIARAHYRSPLNYSDVHLDDARHALTRLYTALKGHDAAPAAIDWNEPHAARFREAMDDDFNTPEAIAVLFELATELNKTGDAKQAVLLKSLAATLGLLQRDASEFLHALPAQGEGGLTPERIEELIGARAAARKSKNFAEADRIRKELSDGGIVLEDGAGGTVWRRA
- a CDS encoding tetratricopeptide repeat protein, with protein sequence MRLPRSIAAVVLSLGLSLSTAVWAQGDPLQEANQLFRQGQFDKAMDRVNGYLSSRPKDARGRFLKGLILTEQNKPGEAIKVFTDLSQDYPELPEPYNNLAVLYASQGQYDKARNSLEMAIRTHPSYATAHENLGDIYAKMASQAYDKALQLDRSNTAAQGKLNLIKELFSQTPRTQTAAAPSKGSQVAVNKVEPTPAPPSQPVPAPAAPAKSAAKSETVAAAPAKSAPEPRPEAKAAPEPKDTAKAAPAKAANGDADVMKAVNAWARAWASNDVPGYLSFYAPDFQTPKGMSRSAWEAERKARIQKPRKIEVDIDNPRVKMDGNKAVVSFRQHYHSGSLNVTSAKTLVMVRNGDKWLIQQERSGS
- a CDS encoding L,D-transpeptidase family protein — protein: MAHPAGKERQLKRGIGAVSTLLGAAVIVAFCASPASPMSGKPVHQPPRSTAAAAPAAPSASVEPEALLVKTLRAIQDNKLDVALAEVEQVIRAYPNFRLAHLIKGDLLLARAQPLKTMGAATGVPLDRVADLRAEAQARLARQLHERPGDRIPRYLLQLQADQKYAFVVDTSKSTMYVFENMNGSARYVADYYISSGKLGVDKLREGDKKTPLGVYHVTSSMPKEKLADLYGVGAFPINYPNEWDRREGRGGSGIWLHGTPSDTFSRPPQASDGCVVLTNRDLEAIRQRVQIGLTPVIISSNVEWVQPQAVSSLRQEIGSNLEQWRKDWESLDTEKYLKHYSSSFNSSGQDYKAFAAQKRQVNSGKQWVKVKLDRVSMFLYPGKERLAVVTFDQDYTSSNLANKMRKRQYWLKEGAGWRIIHEGSA
- a CDS encoding peptidylprolyl isomerase, giving the protein MLKKLFAVFALVLASVAHAAAPANPHVEVRTNMGSFVIELYPENAPNTVKNFLQYVNDGFYNGTIFHRVIPGFMIQGGGFTTKFEEKPTRPAIKNEAGNGLRNGVGMVSMARTADPHSATAQFFINVAENPTLDFKAPTQEGYGYTPFGRVVKGYDVVERIVKVPTGPGKPPHENVPKKPVIIERMHVIESK
- a CDS encoding peptidylprolyl isomerase produces the protein MIKLHTNHGVIGIELDEAKAPETAANFREYVKSGHFDNTVFHRVIDGFMIQGGGFEPGMKQKGTRSPIKNEANNGLKNDKYTVAMARTSDPHSASAQFFINVADNAFLNHTGATAQGWGYAVFGKVVEGQDIVDQIKKVKTGSRGMHQDVPLDDVVIERAEEV
- a CDS encoding UDP-2,3-diacylglucosamine diphosphatase, whose protein sequence is MGASLFISDLHLAAERPRILEQFHAFVDTTARGADALYVLGDLFDEWLGDDNSDDPLNADVALAFARLAASGTAVYFMHGNRDVLVGGDFAKRAGATLLPDPTLIDLYGTPTLLMHGDTLCTDDVKYLTWRAYAHDPGNQARFLGQTIAGRRAEMEALQARNRSEKADKSAEIMDVNADAVAEVLRTHGYPRLIHGHTHRPARHVHAVDGRRCERYVLADWYESGSYLRCDASGCVSVDL
- a CDS encoding O-succinylhomoserine sulfhydrylase is translated as MSDDYQLDTLAVRSGIERSQFGEHSEALYLTSSFVFKSAAQAAARFSNQEPGNIYSRFTNPTVTVFEKRLAALEGAEVCISTSSGMAAILSCVMGLLKSGDHILCSASVFGSTIQLLGNIMKRFGIETTFVPGTDVAKWQAAVTPATRMLFVETPSNPLTEVYDIAALSAVAKKAGALLVVDNCFCSPALQQPLKLGADVVIHSATKYLDGQGRVLGGAVLGRKDVVYEGVLGFLRTAGPTLSAFNAWVILKGMETLALRLEAQSAASLTLAKWLEEQSAVERVYYPGLASHPQHALAMKQQKTGGGIVSFDVKGGREAAWRVVDNTRLLSITANLGDTKTTITHPASTTHGRITPEARAAAGIGEGLLRVAVGLENIEDIKADLARGLR